A genomic stretch from Acidobacteriota bacterium includes:
- a CDS encoding cyclase family protein encodes MVHDISPPLSPALAVWPGDVAVHREVSMDMRDGDALNLSALRCTVHAGAHADAPSHFGAGAPSIEQLDLEDFIGPCQVVRVEVGGGTAIRQEDLPVAITAERVLFATGTRPDPEVFTEDFAAIDPRLAESLADRGVRLIGIDTPSVDLFDAPDLPTHKTCLRRNLRILENLALGGVEPGLYELIALPLHLVGFEASPVRAVLREQHGTRRGAGA; translated from the coding sequence ATGGTCCACGACATTTCCCCACCCCTCTCCCCCGCGCTGGCGGTATGGCCCGGTGACGTGGCCGTTCACCGGGAGGTCAGCATGGATATGCGTGACGGCGATGCGCTGAACCTCTCGGCGCTGCGCTGCACGGTACATGCGGGAGCCCACGCCGACGCCCCCAGCCATTTCGGCGCCGGCGCCCCCAGCATCGAGCAACTCGACCTGGAAGACTTCATCGGACCGTGCCAGGTGGTGCGGGTGGAGGTCGGCGGCGGCACCGCGATCCGCCAGGAGGATCTGCCGGTCGCGATCACCGCCGAGCGCGTGCTCTTCGCCACCGGGACCCGCCCGGACCCGGAAGTCTTCACCGAGGATTTCGCGGCCATCGATCCCCGCCTGGCCGAGAGCCTGGCCGACCGGGGCGTGCGCCTGATCGGCATCGACACGCCCAGCGTGGATCTCTTCGACGCCCCGGATCTGCCGACCCACAAGACCTGCCTGCGCCGCAACCTGCGCATCCTCGAAAACCTGGCGCTCGGCGGCGTGGAACCGGGCTTGTACGAGCTGATCGCTCTCCCCCTGCACCTGGTGGGGTTCGAAGCGTCGCCCGTTCGGGCGGTGCTGCGAGAGCAGCACGGCACCCGGCGGGGGGCAGGGGCATGA
- a CDS encoding alkaline phosphatase family protein: MKPVTRPLVPAALLMAATLAGPGCTRTVSSPAPPPRVLLVGIDGAEWELIRPLAAAGDLPAFRQLLEEGATGDLRSLAGYNSPALWTTILTGRLPAHHGIPGWTLEDERGDPQLVTSNMRRAPTLWEILGAAGLRSTVVGHLATWPATPIEGYLVTNYSPMAVTRGEGDHARTANPLKGTVWEDVPAQVFPPSLLTEVLPLRVDMADVGEEEMRSFISRPPPAPGALEADLLHSLRFAHAADRTYAGIFDHLRAKERTAFATVYFGGVDAVSHRFWRFMDPSLQGASDVERERYGKVIARYYAFVDRYLQRILRDLDSRTTLIVCSDHGFRAARKKDSRRNREYSGRHRLRGVLALYGRGVRRPAVVEDARLVDLAPTILALLGRPAARDMPGRVLAQALDPRLVDRLPAPVATYQALAPRPADRTPRPSPVDEQMLDQLRSLGYVQ; the protein is encoded by the coding sequence ATGAAGCCGGTCACCCGGCCCCTGGTCCCGGCCGCGCTGCTGATGGCCGCCACCCTGGCCGGCCCCGGCTGCACCCGAACTGTTTCCAGCCCGGCTCCGCCGCCCCGGGTGCTGCTCGTCGGCATCGACGGGGCGGAGTGGGAGCTGATCCGACCGCTGGCTGCGGCCGGCGATCTGCCGGCCTTCCGACAGCTTCTCGAGGAAGGAGCCACCGGTGACCTGCGATCGTTAGCCGGCTACAACTCCCCGGCACTGTGGACCACGATCCTCACCGGGCGTCTGCCCGCCCATCACGGCATTCCCGGATGGACCCTCGAAGACGAACGGGGCGATCCGCAACTCGTAACCTCCAACATGCGCCGCGCACCGACACTGTGGGAGATTCTCGGTGCCGCCGGCCTGCGCTCGACGGTGGTCGGCCATCTGGCCACCTGGCCGGCCACTCCCATCGAGGGCTACCTGGTCACCAACTACTCGCCGATGGCCGTCACCCGCGGCGAAGGTGACCACGCCAGGACCGCCAATCCCCTCAAGGGAACCGTCTGGGAGGACGTCCCGGCGCAGGTTTTCCCGCCCTCCCTGCTGACGGAGGTCCTCCCCCTGCGCGTCGACATGGCCGACGTGGGTGAAGAAGAGATGCGGTCCTTCATCTCCCGGCCACCGCCCGCCCCCGGAGCCCTCGAGGCGGACCTGCTCCACAGCCTGCGCTTCGCCCATGCGGCGGACAGGACTTATGCCGGCATTTTCGATCACCTGCGCGCCAAGGAGCGCACCGCTTTCGCCACGGTCTACTTCGGCGGCGTGGACGCGGTTTCCCACCGCTTCTGGCGCTTCATGGATCCGTCCCTCCAGGGAGCGTCCGACGTCGAGCGCGAACGCTACGGCAAGGTCATCGCCCGCTACTACGCGTTCGTCGATCGCTACCTGCAGCGCATCCTCCGCGACCTGGACTCCCGGACGACCCTGATCGTCTGCTCGGATCACGGGTTTCGGGCGGCCCGCAAGAAGGACTCGCGCCGCAACCGGGAGTATTCCGGCCGCCACCGGCTCCGTGGAGTCCTCGCCCTCTACGGTCGCGGTGTGCGGCGGCCGGCCGTCGTCGAAGACGCCCGGCTGGTCGACCTGGCCCCCACGATCCTGGCCCTGCTCGGTCGGCCGGCGGCCCGCGACATGCCCGGCCGCGTCCTCGCGCAGGCCCTCGATCCCCGGCTTGTCGATCGTCTCCCGGCCCCCGTCGCGACCTACCAGGCCCTCGCGCCCCGTCCCGCCGACCGGACTCCCCGACCCTCTCCCGTCGACGAGCAGATGCTCGACCAGCTCCGCAGTCTCGGGTACGTGCAGTAG